The nucleotide window GAAGTTGTCAAGCGGACTGAAGTGTTTGGACAATTCGGGAGACGGCAACAAGTAGGCAGGGGCGAGCAAAGTTCCGAATTAAGGTATTTTCTGCAGAGGCCAGGCGGCGAGGACACCGGTTCGAAGCTATGGCTGTTACACTAAGAAACGGTTGTAGGTTTCGGTTTTCGGTTCTTTCAAATGCCGTGGAGCTAGAACAGGCCGCGGCTAGTTGTTTTTCTGGGCCCGAACTGCAGCACAGTACCGCAGTGCGCGGTATTTGAAGTAGCCGCAATGTGCGGCTGAAGGGAGGGTTACAGATGAGTCAGCGTGGAACCGTAAAGTGGTTCAGCGATGAGAAGGGCTTCGGCTTTATCTCACAGGAGTCCGGCGAGGACGTTTTCGTGCACCACAGCGGAATCCTTGGAACCGGTTTCAAGTCGCTCACCGAGGGTCAGATTGTCGAGTTCGACGTCACCCAGGGTCAGAAGGGCTTGCAGGCGAGCAACGTTCGCCCCGCATAAACCACAACCACAAGCTTTCGCATCAAAAGAGGTCGGCCTTCGGGCCGGCCTCTTTGTATTTGTCATATGGCAAGCAGGTCGCCGGTCGGCGCCGGCCCACCGGGCGTCCTCATCGGGGCGCCGGCGACGGGCTTGACCCAAACCCTCGATCCGATCGACAGGCCGAGCGCCTGGTACTCGCGCCGGGTCCTGGTCAGCAGGACGACCTGGCCGCCGGTCTCGACCTCGACCCTCACCTCGTAGCCGACCCGCACCACCCGAGTGACCTCACCCGAAAGCGCCAGCCCGGGGTCCGTGACGTGCAGCTCGATGTCGTGCGGCCGGACGTAGGCGTTCCCAAGCTTGGTCACCGGCCCCAGGAAACGCATGACGAACTCGTTGGCCGGCTCGTCGTAGAGCTGGTCGGGACGGCCGATCTGCTCGATGCGGCCCTTGTTGATCACGACGATCTCATCGGCCACCTCGAGGGCTTCCTCCTGGTCGTGGGTGACGAAGACCGTCGTCACGGGCACCTCGTCGTGGAGACGTCGGAGCCAGTCGCGAAGTTCTTTACGGACCTTGGCGTCCAGGGCTCCGAAGGGCTCGTCAAGCAGCAGCACCGTCGGCTTCACCGCCAGTGCCCGAGCGAGAGCCATCCGCTGGCGCTGGCCGCCGGAGAGCTGGGACGGTAGGCGGTCGGAGAACTGGTCCAGGTGGACCAGTTCGAGAAGCTCGTGGACCCGCTCGCGGATCTCGGCCTTCGGGCGCTTGCGGATCTCCAGGCCGAAAGCCACGTTGCGGAACACCGTCATGTGCTTGAAGGCGGCGTAGTGCTGGAACACGAACCCGACGTTGCGTTTCTGGGCGGGCAGGTTGGTGGCGTCGTGCCCCTCGATTTCCACCCGTCCCGAGTCGGCGTTCTCCAGGCCGGCGATGATTCTCAGCAGCGTGGACTTGCCGCCGCCGCTGGGCCCCAGCAGAGCGGTCAGACGGCCGGTCGGGATGCTCACCGACACGTCATCGAGGGCCACGAAGTTGCCGAACTTCTTGCCGACGTCCCGGATCTCGATGCTCAAAGTGCCTCCTGATTGTTGGGTCGGATTATCGAGACGATCACGATGCAGGCCACCGAGACCAGCGCCAGCAGGAAGGCGGTGGCGTAGGCGCCGCCCCGGTCGAAGTTGAGGTACTTCTCCTCAACCACGAGCGTGGCGGTCCGGGTCAGGCCGAGCACGTTTCCCGAGACGACCTTGACCGCCCCGAACTCGCCGAGCGACCGGGCGAAGCTGAGGACCACCCCGTAGACCACCGCCCAGCGGATGGCCGGGAGGGTGATCCGGCGGAATCTTTGAGCGGCGTTTGCCCCCAGGCTCCGGGCGGCCTGGTCCTCCTCGATGCCGATCTCCTCCAGAACCGGGACCACCTCCCTGATCATGAGAGGCAGGGCGACGAATGCGGTTGCCAGGACGATGCCGGGCGTGGCGTAGATGACCTGCAGCCCCAGGTCTTCGAGCGCCGGGCCGAACCAGCCGCCGCGGCCGCCGTAGACGAGGACCAGCGACAGCCCTACGACGATCGGGGAGACCGAAAGCGGGAGGTCGAGCAGGGCGCTGAGCGCACGTTTGCCCGGAAACTCGTAGCGGACCAGCAGGAGCGAGATCCCGACGCCGAAAACGGTGTTGATGACCACCGAAGTGACTGCGACGACGAGGGTCAGTCGCAACGCGTGGACGACGTCGGGGTCGGTGAGGATCCCCCGGACCCCGTCGAATCCGCCAGCGAAGGTGTTCTGAACCACCAGGTACAGGGGCCAGGCCACCAGGAAGAACAGGTAGGCGGTGACGATCGACCGGAATGCGCAGGTCGCAGGTCCGGGTTTGCCGCGTCGCCGGTTTACGGCTGCTGGTTCAACCGGCCGCGTCTCAGGGTCAACCACGGCGGGAGATCCTTCGCTGGATGACGTCCAGGGCCACGATCACCGCCAGCGAGATGACCAGCAGGACCGTCGCCACCGCAGCCGCCCCGGGCAGGTTGTTGTTCTCCACGCTGCTCAGGATCCTCACCGACGTGACCTCCGTGCGGAACGGGAGGTTGCCCGACAGCAGGACCAGGGACCCGTACTCGCTGACGCCCCGGGCGAAGGACAGGGCCGCGCCGGCGGCGATGGCCGGGGCAATGCTCGGCAGGACGATCCGGCGAAAGGTCGTCGGGCGGCCGGCGCCGAGGGAGGCGGCAGCCTCCTCGATCTCCGGATCAAGCTCGGCTAGCACAGGCTGCACCATGCGGACGACAAAGGGCAGCGTGACGAACAGGAACGCCAGGAAGACCGCCGACTGGCGATTGGCGACATTCACTCCGAGCGGGCCGGCAGGGCCGTAGAGCGACAGGAGCACCAGCCCGGCAACGATCGTAGGCAGCGCGAAGGGGATGTCGATGAGGACCTCCAGGGCCCGCTTTCCGAAGAAGTTGTCGCGGACCAGGACCCAGGCGATGAGGGTGCCCATGACCACGTTCACGGCGGTCACCAAAGCCGCCTGGGTGACGGTCAGTCTGATCGCCGCCGCAGTCTGCTGATTCGTGATCGTCTGCCAGAACGCCGCCCAGCCTCCGCCGGCCCCAGTGGCGACCACGGCCGCAAGGGGGAGAAGCACAAGCAGGCTGAACCAGATCATCGCCATTCCGAGACCCAGGCCCGTAACCCGGTTGATCCTCCCAACCCGCACGGGCCGGCGTTTTCGCGCCGGCCTCGCAATCGTGGTTGCCGCGGTCATCCGGCTTTCCCGGAGGCCGCTATCGCCTTGGTGACAATCCCGTTCTCCTCATCGAAGAATTTGTCCGAGAGGGCGCTCCAGCTTTCGAAGTCCTCCTCGACGGTGAGCAGGTTCTTCACCGCGGGGTAGGGGTTGGACGGGTCGTTGGCTCCTTCGACTTCGCCGAACTCGACTCCGTCAATCACCGGGCGGAAGCCCTTGAGCGCAAACTGTTTCTGGCCGTGCTCGCTCAACACGAACTCGAGGAAGTCCTCCGCGGCCGGGGGAGCGTCCTTTAGCACCGCTCCCGGGTTCTCGATCAGGAGCGTGGTCTCCGGGATGATGTAGTCGAACCGCTCACCGTTCTGGTGGGCCAGGATCGCCTCGTTCTCGTAGGCCATCAGGACGTCGCCGGTGCCGCCGAGGAATGCGGTCGTCGCGTCCCGGCCGCTGCCCGGCAGGGCAACCACGTTCTTGAAGAACGAGTCCAGGTAGGCGGTTGCCTCCTGTTCGCTGCCGCCGCTCTCGATCACCTGGCCGTAGGCGGCCAGGGCGTTCCAGCGTGCGGCGCCGGAGGAGCCGGGGTTGGGGGTGACGATTCCGACGCCGGGTTTGATCAGGTCGTCCCAGTCCTCGATGTTCTTGGGGTTGCCCTCACGGACCGCGAACACAACGATCGACGAAGAAACGACCCCCCTGTTGCCGCCGTCGTCCCAGCTCTCGTCGACCAGGTCCTCGTCGACCAGCCGGGTTACGTCGCTGGCGACCGAGAAGTGGACATAGTCGGCTCTGAGACCTGCGACGACCGCCCGGCTCTGATCGCCGGACGCCCCGTAGGAGGTCTCGAAGGTGACACCTTCGCCCTCGTCGGTCTTTACGAACTCCGCAGCGATCGCCTTGTTCGCCGCCTCGGGAACCGCAAACCCGACGATCGAGATGGTTTCGCCGGAACCGCCGGAACCGCCGGAAGCGTCGTCCGGACCCGAAGCACTGCCTCCACACGCAGTCATCGTCATCAGGGCCGCAACAACCGCGCCGGCCGCTCGCACTACTCGTCTCTTCAAGTGTCTACCCCACTGTGTCGATTAACACCATTAAAATAGTGGAGTTAGTAAATAAGCAGAACCCGGATGTGTCAAGCGTTTGGATTCCTACGCGGTGTCGAGGTCGATCAGAAACTCCGAGAAGCCCCTATCGGCCATCGCCGGGTCCCTGCGGTCGCTGGTAGAACGCAGGTCTACGGGCTCCTCCTGCCTCACGGGGATCGCCAGGTAGACGGTGACCGGTTGATAGATCAGACGAATCCCCCGAATGCGGGTCACGACGCCCCGCCACTCCAACCCGCCGGCGCCCTGGTACTCGGGGTGCTCGTGGGCATCGAGCCAGAGGCGGCCCTTCACCGCAACCTCGCCCGAGCTCCGGACGCCGGGGACGATGACCCTGACACCGCCGAGGTCGACGATGGCCGACCGTTCGTGCAGCGTCACCGACGCCGCAGTGCCCTCGAGGTCGACGACGCCCAGCTTTCGCACCTCGTCCGGCACCGGCTCGGAGGCGTGCTCCGCCCACCACGGATCGGGGGGCTTCAACCCCACCACCGATGCTACCCACGGCTCGCCGACGGTGGCGTCGGGCTGGCAGCACTCCAACTCCCAGGCCGAAACCCATATGGGCACGTTCATCGCTCCGAGGCTACCCCCAAGGGGCCCGCACGGCCTCTATTAATCTTCAGGGATGCCGGAAAACAGGGTGAGGTCCCACATCTGGGTCGCAGGACGGGTGCAGGGCGTGTTCTTCCGGCAGGAGACCGCCCGGAAGGCCCGGTCGCGCGGGGTTGCCGGCTGGGTGCGCAACCTGCCCGACGGGCGGGTCGAAGCGGTCCTGGAGGGTCTGCGGGAGGACGTGGCTGCGGTGGTGGAGTGGGCGGGCGCCGGTCCGCCGATGGCGCACGTCGAGCATGTGGAGGTCGAGGTAGAGACCCCCCAGGGCGAAAGCGGCTTTCGTATCCGCTGACTACCAGAGCAGGCTGCCCGGCTCGCCCTTGATGGGCCCGACGATGTCCGCGGTCACCCAGCCGCCGTAGAAGCCGCCGGGCTGCGGCTCCACCAGCTCGTCGTCGAGGTAGCAGCCGTCGGTGCGCGCCGGGTAGAAGGAGAAGTGATCGGCCAGCTGCGTGAACGAAGGGGTCGGCTTCGGGTAGGTCCACGCTGCCTTCGGGCTTTGCTGCCCATCGGCGACCAGGTCGAAGTACGTGGCGGCTCCCTTCCACTCGCACCAGCTTCCCCGACCACCCGCCGGTCGCAGGCACTCGAGGTCGATGTCCGAGGACGGGATGTAGATTGTGGGGGCGCCGGCGGTCTCCAGCACCCGCAGCGCCCGGTCGGATCGGGCGACCTGACGGCCGGCGAAGTTCACGGTCACCAACCGGCGGCACACCTCGATCCGGGGAGGCCTCGGGTAGTCCCAGACCGACTCCTGCCCCGGACCCGGCTCGATCCTTTTGGGTTTGAACATCCCACCGACATTAATGGCCATACGAAAATAGTGGGTACAGTCTTGAAGGTAGACATCTTCAACGCTGGCGGAGGGCCCTTGCCGGAAGAACCGACGTTGATTCACGAACGATTCCAAATCGAGTCGTTGATCGCTCGCGGGGGCATGGCCACCGTCTTCAAGGGGACCGACCTCACTCTCGGCCGCACGGTGGCCATCAAGATCCTGTCCGAGGAGCTGGCGGAGGACCCAAGCTTCGTCGCCCGGTTCCGGCTGGAAGCCCAGGCGGCCGCCTCGTTGACCCACCCGAACATCGTTGCGGTGTACGACACCGGGTCCGACGGCGACACCCACTACATCGTCATGGAGTACCTGGAGGGCCGCACCCTGCACCAGATCCTCAACGAGGACGGAACCGTTCCGCCTGAGGAGGTCGCCAGCATCGGCGCCGAGGTCGCCCAGGCACTGGCCGAGGCGCATGAGAAGGGCATCGTCCACCGGGACGTGAAGCCGGGCAACATCATGATCAGCCGCAACGGGACCGCCAAGGTCATGGACTTCGGCATCGCGAAGGCAGCTACGGCGGGGAACCTGACGCAGGTCGGGTCGATTCTCGGCACCGTCGCCTACCTCTCACCGGAGCAGGCCAGGGGTGAACCCGTCGACGGGCGCTCCGACATCTACTCCCTCGGAGCGTTGCTTTACCAGATGCTCACGGGAAACCTCCCCCTCAAGGGCGACACCTACGTGGAGATGGTCCACAAGCTCAACAACCAGGACCCCCCGAGGCCCTCGGAGACGAACCCGGGCATCCCCAGCAAGATGGATGCGGTGATCATGCGCGCCCTGGCGAAGGATCCCCGCGACCGGTACCAGACGGGGTCCGAGATGGCGGCGGAGCTGCTCGACAGCATGCAGCCGGAGGGCACCGCGGCCTTTGCGCCGTTCCCGGTTGAAACCGACAAGACGGCCGTCGCGCCGGTGGCTCATGTTCGCAGGGATGAGGCTACCCGGGTCATGCCGGCGGCCACGGCCGCCCCGGTTCGCCGCGTGAGCCAGGCGCCCCCTCCGGGCAGCAACACCGGCAAGACCCTCATCGGCATCGCCGCGATCATCGCCCTGCTGGCCATAGCCTTCGTGATGTTCAACAGTCTCAACAACACGACCAACAACGATCCGGAGCCCACGCCTTCGGTTACTACGTCGTCCGTTGCCCCGCCCCCGGCGCCGAGACCTGCACCCCGTCCGGCGCCCGCCCCCGCTCCGGCGCCCGCCCCTGCACCGGTTGAGCCTCCGCCTGCACCGGTGGAGCCGCCGCCGGCCCCGGTGGACCCGCCGCCGGCTCCGGTGGACCCGCCGCCCGCCCCGGTGGACCCGCCGCCCGCCCCCGAGGCTGTAGGGGTGCCGCTGCTGGAAGGCTGAGCCTCAGGCGAAGCCGGGGGTTGACTAAGCCTGGGATTCAGATATGTTTTCGCGAGTGCTCAGGTGCGGGTTTTAGGAAGAAAACGACGGTTTAGGACGTTATTTGCACCGAAATCGGCAGCGGGCAGCGACGGCAAGGTGGCTATAGAACAGCCCTGGCTAAGCTGTTAAGCTGGAAGTGCAGCGGGTACTCAAAGGCGCGATTACCAGAAACTCCCCAAGCGCAACTTTTATCACCCGGAAAGGGTATCCAATCATGGCGATAGAACAATTCGACCCGGTCCTCGCGGAAAACGAAGCGGTCCGAAAGATCCAGGGCACCTATAAGTACGGATGGCACGACGCCACCTCGTACGACGAGGCACCCTCACGCGGTCTTTCGCACCAGGTCATCGACATGATCTCGGATCGCAAGAACGAGCCCGACTGGATGCGGGCGAACCGACACAAGGCGCTGGACTACTTCTACCGTCGCCCGATGCCGACGTGGGGCGCAGACCTCTCCGACATCGACTTCGACAACATCTTTTACTACATCAAGCCCACCGGCAAAGTCACCAAGTGGGAAGACA belongs to Actinomycetota bacterium and includes:
- a CDS encoding cold-shock protein, which codes for MSQRGTVKWFSDEKGFGFISQESGEDVFVHHSGILGTGFKSLTEGQIVEFDVTQGQKGLQASNVRPA
- a CDS encoding sulfate ABC transporter ATP-binding protein, encoding MSIEIRDVGKKFGNFVALDDVSVSIPTGRLTALLGPSGGGKSTLLRIIAGLENADSGRVEIEGHDATNLPAQKRNVGFVFQHYAAFKHMTVFRNVAFGLEIRKRPKAEIRERVHELLELVHLDQFSDRLPSQLSGGQRQRMALARALAVKPTVLLLDEPFGALDAKVRKELRDWLRRLHDEVPVTTVFVTHDQEEALEVADEIVVINKGRIEQIGRPDQLYDEPANEFVMRFLGPVTKLGNAYVRPHDIELHVTDPGLALSGEVTRVVRVGYEVRVEVETGGQVVLLTRTRREYQALGLSIGSRVWVKPVAGAPMRTPGGPAPTGDLLAI
- a CDS encoding sulfate ABC transporter permease subunit translates to MVTAYLFFLVAWPLYLVVQNTFAGGFDGVRGILTDPDVVHALRLTLVVAVTSVVINTVFGVGISLLLVRYEFPGKRALSALLDLPLSVSPIVVGLSLVLVYGGRGGWFGPALEDLGLQVIYATPGIVLATAFVALPLMIREVVPVLEEIGIEEDQAARSLGANAAQRFRRITLPAIRWAVVYGVVLSFARSLGEFGAVKVVSGNVLGLTRTATLVVEEKYLNFDRGGAYATAFLLALVSVACIVIVSIIRPNNQEAL
- the cysT gene encoding sulfate ABC transporter permease subunit CysT; protein product: MTAATTIARPARKRRPVRVGRINRVTGLGLGMAMIWFSLLVLLPLAAVVATGAGGGWAAFWQTITNQQTAAAIRLTVTQAALVTAVNVVMGTLIAWVLVRDNFFGKRALEVLIDIPFALPTIVAGLVLLSLYGPAGPLGVNVANRQSAVFLAFLFVTLPFVVRMVQPVLAELDPEIEEAAASLGAGRPTTFRRIVLPSIAPAIAAGAALSFARGVSEYGSLVLLSGNLPFRTEVTSVRILSSVENNNLPGAAAVATVLLVISLAVIVALDVIQRRISRRG
- a CDS encoding sulfate ABC transporter substrate-binding protein; translation: MKRRVVRAAGAVVAALMTMTACGGSASGPDDASGGSGGSGETISIVGFAVPEAANKAIAAEFVKTDEGEGVTFETSYGASGDQSRAVVAGLRADYVHFSVASDVTRLVDEDLVDESWDDGGNRGVVSSSIVVFAVREGNPKNIEDWDDLIKPGVGIVTPNPGSSGAARWNALAAYGQVIESGGSEQEATAYLDSFFKNVVALPGSGRDATTAFLGGTGDVLMAYENEAILAHQNGERFDYIIPETTLLIENPGAVLKDAPPAAEDFLEFVLSEHGQKQFALKGFRPVIDGVEFGEVEGANDPSNPYPAVKNLLTVEEDFESWSALSDKFFDEENGIVTKAIAASGKAG
- a CDS encoding DUF6578 domain-containing protein, whose amino-acid sequence is MNVPIWVSAWELECCQPDATVGEPWVASVVGLKPPDPWWAEHASEPVPDEVRKLGVVDLEGTAASVTLHERSAIVDLGGVRVIVPGVRSSGEVAVKGRLWLDAHEHPEYQGAGGLEWRGVVTRIRGIRLIYQPVTVYLAIPVRQEEPVDLRSTSDRRDPAMADRGFSEFLIDLDTA
- a CDS encoding acylphosphatase — translated: MPENRVRSHIWVAGRVQGVFFRQETARKARSRGVAGWVRNLPDGRVEAVLEGLREDVAAVVEWAGAGPPMAHVEHVEVEVETPQGESGFRIR
- a CDS encoding DUF427 domain-containing protein; translated protein: MFKPKRIEPGPGQESVWDYPRPPRIEVCRRLVTVNFAGRQVARSDRALRVLETAGAPTIYIPSSDIDLECLRPAGGRGSWCEWKGAATYFDLVADGQQSPKAAWTYPKPTPSFTQLADHFSFYPARTDGCYLDDELVEPQPGGFYGGWVTADIVGPIKGEPGSLLW
- a CDS encoding protein kinase, whose protein sequence is MPEEPTLIHERFQIESLIARGGMATVFKGTDLTLGRTVAIKILSEELAEDPSFVARFRLEAQAAASLTHPNIVAVYDTGSDGDTHYIVMEYLEGRTLHQILNEDGTVPPEEVASIGAEVAQALAEAHEKGIVHRDVKPGNIMISRNGTAKVMDFGIAKAATAGNLTQVGSILGTVAYLSPEQARGEPVDGRSDIYSLGALLYQMLTGNLPLKGDTYVEMVHKLNNQDPPRPSETNPGIPSKMDAVIMRALAKDPRDRYQTGSEMAAELLDSMQPEGTAAFAPFPVETDKTAVAPVAHVRRDEATRVMPAATAAPVRRVSQAPPPGSNTGKTLIGIAAIIALLAIAFVMFNSLNNTTNNDPEPTPSVTTSSVAPPPAPRPAPRPAPAPAPAPAPAPVEPPPAPVEPPPAPVDPPPAPVDPPPAPVDPPPAPEAVGVPLLEG